In the Drosophila takahashii strain IR98-3 E-12201 chromosome 3R, DtakHiC1v2, whole genome shotgun sequence genome, one interval contains:
- the LOC108066061 gene encoding uncharacterized protein isoform X1: protein MSCRKISVWIIVLSLSLFELTPAIGGGYQLKINHPDGSAFRRESVIEDAEGNSQVEGEVRQMFPAPYGGRLVLFYKTGSEGYRIRYSYEAGSENSLMPILARNETFSIKRIGVNALKSTAG from the exons ATGTCTTGCAGAAAAATATCTGTG TGGATTATCGTCCTGAGCCTTAGTCTCTTTGAATTAACACCAGCTATCGGTGGAGGATACCAGCTTAAGATCAATCATCCAGATGGATCGGCTTTTCGACGGGAATCGGTAATCGAGGATGCTGAGGGAAATTCACAGGTCGAAGGCGAGGTCCGACAAATGTTTCCTGCTCCTTATGGAGGACGGTTAGTTCTCTTCTATAAAACCGGATCAGAGGGATATAGGATACGATATTCCTATGAGGCAGGCAGTGAGAATTCTTTAATGCCGATTTTAGCAAGGAACGAAACATTCTCCATAAAAAGAATCGGAGTAAACGCTCTGAAGTCGACAGCAGGTTGA
- the LOC108066061 gene encoding uncharacterized protein isoform X2: MSCRKISWIIVLSLSLFELTPAIGGGYQLKINHPDGSAFRRESVIEDAEGNSQVEGEVRQMFPAPYGGRLVLFYKTGSEGYRIRYSYEAGSENSLMPILARNETFSIKRIGVNALKSTAG; the protein is encoded by the exons ATGTCTTGCAGAAAAATATCT TGGATTATCGTCCTGAGCCTTAGTCTCTTTGAATTAACACCAGCTATCGGTGGAGGATACCAGCTTAAGATCAATCATCCAGATGGATCGGCTTTTCGACGGGAATCGGTAATCGAGGATGCTGAGGGAAATTCACAGGTCGAAGGCGAGGTCCGACAAATGTTTCCTGCTCCTTATGGAGGACGGTTAGTTCTCTTCTATAAAACCGGATCAGAGGGATATAGGATACGATATTCCTATGAGGCAGGCAGTGAGAATTCTTTAATGCCGATTTTAGCAAGGAACGAAACATTCTCCATAAAAAGAATCGGAGTAAACGCTCTGAAGTCGACAGCAGGTTGA